Below is a genomic region from Equus caballus isolate H_3958 breed thoroughbred chromosome X, TB-T2T, whole genome shotgun sequence.
AGTTGTACCTGATTTTCTTGCCAGTTTTCATCCGAATCCATTGGTGAATGGGACGAGTCAGCTTTGGTTCCTTGGCCAGGAATCGCTTAATCCTGAAAGTCGTGTGAGAAGACATGGAGAGGAACAGAGTCAATCAGACACATCACTATGGCAGAGACACGGAGAGCGAGTTAACACCTTTTTATTGTCATAAcatacacataacatgaaatttactattttaaccattttaaagtgtataattcagtgctATTT
It encodes:
- the LOC111771492 gene encoding large ribosomal subunit protein eL39-like, which gives rise to MSSHTTFRIKRFLAKEPKLTRPIHQWIRMKTGKKIRYNSKRRHGRRTMLVL